One stretch of Euphorbia lathyris chromosome 7, ddEupLath1.1, whole genome shotgun sequence DNA includes these proteins:
- the LOC136235253 gene encoding valine--tRNA ligase, mitochondrial 1: MSEIEKKAETPEELERKKKKEEKAREKELKKLKAAEKAAKLKAQQESGNSSKKSAAKKNARRDAGGEENPDDFVDPETPLGEKKKLSSQMAKQYNPTAVEKSWYTWWEKSGYFIADAKSSKPPFTIVLPPPNVTGALHIGHALTAAIEDTIIRWRRMSGYNTLWVPGVDHAGIATQVVVEKKLMRELHLTRHDLGREKFISEVWKWKEEYGGTILRQLRRLGASLDWSRECFTMDEQRSKAVTEEFVRLFKEGLIYRDLRLVNWDCTLRTAISDIEVDYIDIKEKTLLKVPGYDKPVEFGLLTSFAYCLEDDSGEIIVATTRVETMLGDTAIAVHPNDQRYSHLHGKHVVHPFNGRKLPIICDAVLVDPNFGTGAVKITPAHDPNDFEVGKRHNLEFINIFTDDGKINSNGGPEFAGMPRFKAREALTESLKKKGLYRGDKNNEMRLGCCSRSNEVVEPMIKPQWFVNCGSIAKQALDAATDAENLKLEFFPKQYLAEWKRWLENIRDWCISRQLWWGHRIPAWYVTLEDDDLKEIGTHNDHWVVGRDEKEALAEASQKFAGKQFQMTQDPDVLDTWFSSGLFPLSVLGWPDDTDDLKTFYPTSVLETGHDILFFWVARMVMLGMKLGGDVPFRKVYLHPMIRDAHGRKMSKSLGNVIDPLEVINGITLEGLNKRLEEGNLDQNELNVAKAGQKKDFPSGIAECGADALRFALVTYTAQSDRINLDIQRVVGYRQWCNKLWNAVRFAMSKLDIDYVPQLSLDTDSLPFSCKWILSALNKAISRTISAMDSYEFSDAASAVYSWWQYQFCDVFIEAIKPYFTGSDPAFASAKKSAQDTLWVCLDNGLRLLHPFMPFVTEELWQRLPQANDHARKQSIMISEYPTTLEAWTNERVEYEMDLVESTVKCIRSLRGEVLGKQKNERLPAFAFCQSDAVAEIISSHELEILTLATLSSFKVLLSGQDAPPIGCAFENVNENLKIYLEVHGKVDLEGELEKIRNKMDEAQKQLEKLEDTVNAATYKEKAPSHIQEADTAKLTKLLQDMDFFKKESSRLEAEIRT; this comes from the exons ATG TCAGAAATAGAGAAAAAGGCTGAGACCCCTGAGGAGCTTGAgcgcaagaagaagaaggaagaaaag GCCAGGGAAAAAGAACTCAAGAAACTTAAAGCTGCTGAGAAAGCAGCTaaattaaag GCGCAACAAGAATCTGGTAACTCATCAAAGAAGAGTGCTGCTAAAAAGAATGCTAGGCGGGATGCTGGAGGTGAAGAGAATCCGGACGACTTTGTTGATCCCGAGACACCTCTTGGGGAGAAGAAAAAGCTTTCGTCTCAAATGGCAAAACAATACAACCCTACTGCTGTGGAAAAATC ATGGTATACTTGGTGGGAAAAATCAGGTTACTTCATTGCTGATGCAAAAAGCTCCAAACCTCCATTTACCATT GTTCTTCCACCTCCAAATGTGACTGGTGCTCTGCATATAGGTCATGCTCTAACCGCTGCTATAGAG GATACAATTATTCGCTGGCGGAGAATGTCGGGATATAATACCTTGTGGGTACCTGGCGTGGACCATGCTGGGATAGCAACACAG GTTGTTGTGGAGAAGAAGCTGATGCGCGAGCTCCACTTGACCAGACATGATCTTGGTCGTGAGAAATTCATTTCCGAA GTTTGGAAGTGGAAGGAGGAGTATGGGGGTACTATACTGAGACAATTGCGTAGGCTGGGTGCCTCTCTTGATTGGTCACGTGAG TGCTTTACAATGGACGAACAAAGATCGAAGGCTGTGACAGAGGAATTTGTCCGGCTATTCAAAGAAGGTCTCATCTATAG GGATCTCCGGTTAGTGAATTGGGATTGCACCTTACGAACTGCTATATCTGATATAGAG GTAGATTATATTGATATCAAAGAGAAGACACTATTGAAGGTTCCTGGTTATGACAAGCCAGTGGAATTTGGTCTTTTAACTTCCTTTGCTTACTGCTTGGAAGATGATTCAGGTGAAATCATTGTTGCCACCACTAGAGTGGAAACAATGCTTGGGGATACTGCTATTGCTGTTCATCCTAATGACCAAAGGTACAGTCATTTGCATGGCAAACATGTAGTCCATCCTTTTAATGGAAGAAAACTTCCAATAATTTGTGATGCTGTTCTTGTTGATCCCAATTTTGGAACTGGTGCTGTGAAG ATCACCCCTGCACATGACCCAAATGACTTTGAGGTTGGGAAGCGTCACAATCTcgaatttattaatatttttactgATGACGGTAAGATTAATAGCAATGGAGGCCCGGAGTTTGCTGGAATGCCGCGTTTCAAGGCCCGTGAGGCATTGACAGAATCATTAAAGAAAAAG GGCTTGTACAGGGGTGATAAAAACAATGAGATGCGACTTGGCTGTTGTTCAAGAAGTAATGAGGTTGTTGAGCCAATGATTAAGCCCCAGTGGTTTGTTAACTGCGGCAGTATAGCGAAGCAGGCACTTGATGCAGCAACTGATGCTGAAAATTTAAAGCTTGAATTCTTCCCGAAACAATATTTGGCCGAGTGGAAAag GTGGCTTGAGAATATACGTGATTGGTGCATTTCACGGCAGCTCTGGTGGGGTCATCGTATTCCTGCATGGTATGTCACACTTGAGGATGATGATTTAAAGGAAATTGGTACCCACAATGACCATTGGGTAGTTGGTAGAGACGAGAAGGAGGCTCTGGCAGAGGCTAGCCAGAAATTTGCTGGAAAGCAGTTTCAGATGACCCAAGATCCTGATGTTCTCGATACCTGGTTTTCTTCTGGTTTATTTCCATTGTCTGTGCTTGGTTGGCCAGATGATACTGATGATCTGAAAACATTCTATCCAACTTCAGTGCTTGAAACTGGGCACGACATTCTCTTTTTCTGGGTTGCACGGATGGTGATGTTGGGAATGAAACTAGGAGGTGATGTTCCATTTAGGAAG GTTTATCTGCATCCTATGATTCGTGATGCACATGGCCGTAAAATGTCAAAGTCTCTAGGAAACGTTATTGATCCTCTCGAAGTAATAAATGGAATAACCCTTGAAGGTCTTAACAAGAGACTAGAGGAGGGTAATTTGGATCAAAATGAGCTAAATGTTGCGAAAGCTGGACAAAAGAAGGACTTCCCTAGTGGTATAGCTGAATGTGGTGCAGATGCTCTCCGGTTTGCTCTTGTTACCTATACTGCTCAG TCTGATAGAATAAATTTGGACATTCAAAGAGTTGTTGGTTATCGTCAATGGTGTAACAAATTGTGGAATGCTGTTCGATTCGCAATGAGCAAACTTGACATTGATTATGTTCCACAACTGAGTTTGGATACAGATTCTCTGCCTTTTAGCTGCAAGTGGATACTCTCAGCACTAAACAAAGCCATATCAAGAACTATTTCAGCGATGGACTCCTATGAATTTTCAGACGCAGCAAGTGCAGTGTACTCATGGTGGCAATATCAGTTTTGTGATGTTTTCATTGAGGCAATCAAGCCTTACTTTACTGGTAGTGATCCAGCATTTGCCTCTGCGAAGAAATCTGCACAGGACACTCTATGGGTGTGCTTGGACAATGGCCTGAGATTGCTTCATCCATTTATGCCTTTTGTCACTGAAGAATTGTGGCAACGCCTTCCTCAAGCTAATGACCATGCAAGAAAACAATCAATTATGATCTCTGAATACCCAACAACTCTAGAA GCCTGGACAAATGAAAGGGTGGAATATGAAATGGACCTTGTCGAGTCTACTGTGAAGTGTATACGGTCTCTGAGGGGTGAGGTACTCGGCAAGCAAAAGAATGAAAG GCTTCCAGCTTTTGCATTTTGCCAAAGTGATGCAGTAGCAGAGATTATTAGTAGCCATGAATTAGAGATTTTAACCCTTGCAACTTTATCATCTTTCAAG GTATTATTGAGTGGTCAAGATGCTCCACCCATTGGATGCGCATTTGAGAATGTCAATGAAAATCTTAAAATCTATTTGGAGGTCCATGGAAAAGTTGATTTAGAAGGAGAGCTTGAGAAGATCAGAAATAAGATGGATGAAGCACAGAA GCAATTGGAAAAATTGGAGGATACAGTGAATGCAGCTACATATAAAGAAAAAGCTCCATCTCATATTCAAGAAGCCGACACTGCGAAGCTGACGAAACTTCTTCAAGATATGGATTTCTTCAAGAAAGAGAGCTCTCGACTCGAAGCTGAGATTCGGACATAA